In Anopheles arabiensis isolate DONGOLA chromosome 2, AaraD3, whole genome shotgun sequence, the genomic window TTCAACCAAAATTGTAATAAGCATAAGTGATGGTACGGGAAAACGCAACACCAGTGCGCCATTTAGTAAAATACCAACACACAGCGACGCATTAACTCCGGTAAAtggcgttttttgttgtttcgagAATGGAAGGAAAACGCAGCGTGCCTACCCGTGTGACGGCATTCGGCGGGGCTATTATTAGCATTATTACCATTGCCGACGGTGGCCGGGCATGTGATTTACTGGGTCATACAAGCAGCCATCATATTTCCTTTCGGGGCCCGCGCTTGAGCAACGCAGCGCAGCTTGTGCGCGTCGCTGTGGCGTGACTCTTTGCGCACTTGTTCTTCTACGCgggaaactgtttttttttcctctctccaAAAAGGTGTCACTGAAAGTGTTCCCATCAGCTCGGGGGGAAAGGcacctgtttttttgttagggAGCTAAAGGAGGaggattaaaatttattatatGGAACAAACGCCTGATACACATTTCATCCCAAACGCAAAATACCGTTAATAATAAATGCTTATCGCCCGCTGGAAAGCTACCCTGGGTGGGTGGGCCGGGTGCAAGAGGTTATTGTCCGGTTGGCGTTTGCTCATGAACTTGCTTGCTTGCGGTGGCATTTATGGCAGTCCCCTCAAATGGACCTCAAAATGTGGGGCGAGAACCTCCGGCCCAGCGAAGTGCAGTTGCCGATGCACTTTTGACCCACGAATTCCGGCACCAATGGAGACAATGGAGTTTTGGGACAACCACGGTGGAAAATGGCACACAATTTCCCAACGATTGTTAATGtgtcgtgtgtttgtttaccgGTCGAGGCGCAGTTTTTGACACGAAACCCGTGGATAATTAAGAACTGTAtctgtgttgttttatttttctctctcttcttttcaATTGTTACCTCCGTGGAGTGCGAGCATTCCCAATTCGACAGATATTAACGCTTTTCACTTCCGCACGCATCGCACACGCGTTTAAACGCAAACACTACGCGCAAACGCGGGCGCTGAGAAAAATCTTCCTCACTCTCGGTACGCACACCCACTTTGGCTTGATGGCAGACGCATAAACACTGCCGGTGAATGGGCAACCAATGGGAGAAACACTACCTCAGCACGCTCGTAAACAAAATTTCCCATCGCGGTGCATTTTCCACACCCCCCCACCGATTTATGGGGCGCAAAGAAAGCTCACCGAAACCGTTCTCAGCTTATCACTTTCTCTTTGGGCCGGTTGGCTACAAGGCTTCAGCGCAAGCGAGCAGTCGTCGCGGCAGGAAGTGGTCTTCTGCCTTGTTAAATATTCGCCTCGAACGAGCGACGATCATCGTGATGGTTCATCTACATAAATGAGTGGGGGTAGGTTGGTAGTGGATGGTTGCGCGGGAAAATCTAGCCTAACTCCACCTTCTAAGTTCGACTAAATCACTCCATTTCCTCGCACCGGATACCAGCGGCGCAGCGGTTCCGTTTGTTAAGCTTTAACGAAGGTAATTAATTTGATACCATCGATGGATGGTGGTTGCCACGGTTACAGCTACAGCCGATAACCTTAGCAGCCGATCTTGCGGACCGCAAAAGGTCTCTCACGCGGCAGAATGCACTGCTTCCGCCCCAGCAGACCTTCGGCAGGGCCCAGTCGATTCGTTCGGCGGTTGAAATGAAGCGTTACATTTTCAAATCGAACTGTATCACAGTGCAAGGTTTGTGGTGAATTGGAccgatgttgctgctgttgcgtcTTAAGAACATTTGCTTTGAGGGTTAATGTTGTAAGGTTGATCAATTAATTGCAATCGTTGCAAACTACTCATAGCACATTGATAAGGAAGCGATCATTACGTCCTAATCAAGGTTCGAATAAACCACCACCATTACGCTTCTAATTGTGATATAAATTGCAACTTATGTAAATGGCCTCAAAcgaaataacattttatgatTTGTGTTAAGCTGATCATAATCCATGCTGGCGCACCAGCATTTGTACCGCTACTAACAATGCTCACTGCCGCTTACCATTCATTCTACTCCATTGTTTCTTGCCAACCCCACCTGTGTAGAACCTCGTAACGAGCACGAACCGGTTGGTACTGCCCCGTTGAGGCCCCGGCAGGCTGCTGAGCTTCTGTCTGGTGCAGCCACAACGCCACAACGGCCCCCAGCCGGCAAGAAGATTCGGTCGGTGGGGTTTGGCGGCGAGTTGTAAATAAAAGTTGTGCTTTTCGTCGTTGCGGACGGTTGCAACTtcacaaaacatacaattttcgCAACCCGAACCGACCGGGCCCTGTCTGGGCTGCCCGTGGATGCACTCGAGTGAAAATGCACATGCGGcctcgaagaaaaaaaaaagatggatGCTATTATAAGGCCCCCCCTCCGCCATGTGTGTTTTGGGGCGCCCGAACATACAAGCATTGTGACAAGTGCATTGCGTCAGTCGCTGACGCATTGTGGCGTTTGAAAGGAAAAAGGGCCACCGCaagactggctggctggcttgcTTGCTGTTTGTTTAGGAGTGAGCAGTCAGTAGAAATTAGGATAGCACGCTTCAGTGCGGCGCGGTGTCGTTGATGTACTGGTGAGATAAAAATGAGGCCACTTAAGGGTGTCACGTTGGAGGTTGAAGGGTCAATTTGAAACTAATTATGTACAGGATCCTTCCAAGgatatagaagaagaagaagaagaagaagaagaagaagaagaaaaagaagaagaagatgaagattgATCACATTAACTGTTACATCGCTTGGAAACCCTTTTACCAATAATACAACACAAATAACCCATAGAAAAAATACACCGTATGGCTTTCATttcaaaccatttcaaaagccTCATTACAACGGACAAGGCTGACAAATTGCATAACTCCGTGCCGGAACGGCGACATTTTCGGAATGCACCTGCGCTATGCCAACGTATATCGAACACTTCCCCGTTATACAGCGGTGACCACACTCGacccacaaaaaaaggggttcAGTTGCTGTCGCGATTCTCAAAGGTGTCGGCACTTTTCACTACGAACAAAGTGTTCGCTCACCCTCCCTCGGAAGTGCCACCGGGAAAATGGTCCGACAGTTTAGAGCCCTACTTTTTTGACCCAACATGGCCTGAGGAAATAACAGCAACCAAACCCCTTCCTCCGGTTGTGGAGTTATTTGGGAGGAAGTGATTAAAAGCGTGCCGCTCAAATCTCGTCCAAGCGTTGGCGCCCGCCCCATGTAAAACCCTTTCACCAGTGATCACGCGGCCAATTAATTAGGTTGAATCAATCGATGATGGTGATAGTGATGATGGATCATTTCACCGCCGGGATGAATGAAAtacaaaagcaatacaaaaaaactaccaTGTCGGAACAACCATCCCTCGCCCGGATCGGAAGTCGTACGGCAAGGCATCTCCATGGCAACGCATAGCACTCCATCGATCAAACGAGTGTATCGATGGCATTTCGACCCTGCTTGAAGCACACTTCCCTCATTCCGGCAGAGAAGAGCTTGTGCGAGCCTTTGATGAAGTCAGTCCGTATTCCAACTGCGACATTCTTGGAGGTGTTTTTCATCCGTTTAATCCAGCTCGATTAGCGATTGGGGTGGGAATTTTCACTCACCCTTTTTTCCCGATGAAAGTGAAACAGTTCTGAAAAGAAAGGTGATTTGAAATAGAAATCAATTGTTTAACTCTGCAGCGGGCGCATAAATAGAATTTCCCCCCTCCGTTCAATCTCGCTTTTCTCGGAAGTGTCCCCGTTTGTTTTCCAGCTCTCGTTTTGCTCCAACCGTGGTGGGTgggggtgtgtgtgcaaagatagaaagtgttttttttgttttggggagAATTGAAGATCGTACAACAATATTCGCACCATTGTTTCACACCCATACCCAACAGTGGGTCGGGTGCGTCTGGTGGTGTTGGAGATgagctttttcttgtttccccTGGCCGACGCCAGTTTCCAACGGAATTTTACTTCCGcttgcaccaacaacaacaacaacaacaagcttCATGCACCAGACGCATTTTACCTGCAAACTTTCCCAAAAACACAAGCGAAACGATTGCACTTCCTATTTGCGTTTTCTGTGCttttctctcttactctccctctctcccgcATATTCATCTTCAAtcaaatcatttatttatgcTAATTGTTTGCACCAGTTTTGCACGTTGTTCCGCCGTATCTTTCGCCCCCCACAAACGGGCAATGTTCCGGTGTTGCAAAAGCGCACCGTGTGTGCAACTGTTTGTGTTCCTCATTATAGCGTTTGCTGCCATCTTATTGCGTGCTTTCAGTGAGCTAAAGACACGACGCGCCCCGCGGTTACTTAgtgcaaacacaaaaccccaACCATGTCCAGCCAACCGAAGATGGCGTCGGAGATCGGGGCGGCCGAGCAGTACGAGATGGATCAGCTGGCCGAGGCGGAGATCTCGCGGCTGCAGAAGCTGCTCCGGACGCTGCTGAACGAGCGCGCCTCGTTCCTGGACACGAAATCGAAAGCGTTGCGCAAGTTCGAGCAAAACATCCGCGTGCTCGAGAAGgaaaagcagcagctgcagctgcagctgaaCTGCGAGGAGAACGGTACGCACTCCAAGCGCGAGCAGGAGCTGGAGGGTGTGCTGGAGCTGGCGTACGATCGGCAGGAAAAGGCACACCAGGCGCTGAAGGCGAAGAAGGACAGTCTGTGGGAGCTGGAGGGCCACATCAAGAAGATCCACCGCGAGATTGCCGAGATACGGAACAACGAGGTGACGGACAATCTGTACAACGAAACCATTGCCAAGGCGCAACAGTCCGTCAAGAAGCTGGAGAACCGGCTGGACGTGGTGAACAAGCGGGCCGGTGCGGTTATGGCAGAGAATGCGCAGTTGCGCCAAACCATCGACCACATGCTGACGGAACGGGCCACCTTCAACATcatgtgggagaagctggtgaACAAGCTGAACGAGGGCAAGCGCTACATGATCGATCTGATCGAGCAGGCCACCTCGGCGTACGATACGAGGGAGGAGCTCTGCACCAAGCTGCAGATCCTCAAGGATAAGGGCCAAAGCGACAAGCTGGCCCACATACAGGAGATGCGGGAGCTGCAGCGCAAGCTCGATCACGACGCCAA contains:
- the LOC120893417 gene encoding coiled-coil domain-containing protein 63, which codes for MSSQPKMASEIGAAEQYEMDQLAEAEISRLQKLLRTLLNERASFLDTKSKALRKFEQNIRVLEKEKQQLQLQLNCEENGTHSKREQELEGVLELAYDRQEKAHQALKAKKDSLWELEGHIKKIHREIAEIRNNEVTDNLYNETIAKAQQSVKKLENRLDVVNKRAGAVMAENAQLRQTIDHMLTERATFNIMWEKLVNKLNEGKRYMIDLIEQATSAYDTREELCTKLQILKDKGQSDKLAHIQEMRELQRKLDHDAKLQEFLGIKGQRRANAELEEREAQKRKKMLEHLEKQYQEYEQIMTRIMNFSGEDDIDRLVAKFIKKEEENFALFNYVNELSHEVETLTESVQLLQDNIAEQIAINESKEHSQDDNIDALRLAEQECREAAETAQEVKLKLDVKLDELLRMAERIYKLLMCDEAPILNLLNNERRVTLNNAKLFLGIIERRVLSIISNVTYIEPTTKILGKKDRVPNFNIKESAKVRIERN